One Benincasa hispida cultivar B227 chromosome 5, ASM972705v1, whole genome shotgun sequence genomic window carries:
- the LOC120077437 gene encoding uncharacterized protein LOC120077437 produces MERPNRGRRWANLKQRLGLKGMGCCGGSWSPTSSTLTMIEGFSLSRHGSSRSHREDGARSSAASGMNLAMALAAERNLRTDEGGPTGAGDVKSLMRLFEEMDGGDWKTKRKEIENNRLGYVDVRILVCTTSQSHLISLASFQTKDDE; encoded by the exons ATGGAGCGGCCAAATCGAGGGCGGAGATGGGCTAATTTGAAGCAACGGCTAGGATTGAAGGGGATGGGGTGCTGTGGAGGTTCATGGAGTCCAACGTCGTCAACTTTGACAATGATTGAAGGGTTTAGCTTAAGCCGCCATGGAAGTAGCCGCAGCCATAGAGAAGATGGGGCTCGGAGCTCTGCAGCTTCCGGTATGAACTTGGCGATGGCTCTGGCAGCGGAGAGAAATTTGAGGACTGATGAAGGAGGCCCCACAGGCGCCGGTGATGTGAAATCACTGATGAGATTGTTTGAAGAAATGGACGGTGGGGattggaaaacaaaaagaaaggaGATTGAGAATAACA GATTAGGATATGTTGATGTTAGAATTTTGGTTTGCACAACTTCTCAATCACACTTGATTTCCTTAGCGTCATTTCAAACTAAAGACGATGAGTAA